GTCTTTTCTGCCTCCTTAGTCAAAAGCCCTTTGACTTCCTTGATGATGTCTTGGATATGACAGGGGGCAAGGTTAAGGCGCCTGGGTTTGACAAAGGAGAAAAAGGTGCGCAGCAGATCGTTGAGCCTGTCAATCTCTTTGATGATCCGATCAAGGTACTCCTTCCTGTGGTCATCCTTCCCCAGTTCTTCGTTTAAGGCTTGAGCGGTGGTCTTGATTCCAGCCAGAGGATTCCTTATTTCGTGGGCCAAGGTGGAGGAGAACTCCCCCAGATATGCCAATCGGTCCATCTTGAGAATCTCTTCCTGCATCTTGTAAATCTGGGTCATATCCTGCAGATTCACCACCTTCCCCCTCTCTCTCCCAGAGGAGTCGTGATAAGGAAAGATCAATAATTTGATGGGGGGACCTTCCTTTTTCTTCTGGAACAAGATTTGTCCATCTCCCTTAATTCTCCCTTGCCCCTCATCTCCTTGATACAAAAGGTTGAGAAGACGTTTACCCAAGAGGAGATCCCCCTTTTCCCCCAGAATCTCCTTCGATGCCTTATTGGCAAAGATGACCTTTTCCCCCTTGTCCAAAAGGACCACCCCTATATCAATCCCATCTAAGATCTCTTTCACAAAGGGGCCAGGCCTCTCCGCCCCACTGGATTTCTCGTTACCTTTCATCATACTCAGAGTACCTACCCCTCCAGCCTAAGGGGCTATCTGCTCCACATCGAGGATCCATACCTCTCCCCTCTCCGATACCCCTTTCCCCAAAATATAGGGCTTGCCCTCAACGGGGTGATATTCGACCTACTCTCGGGATATGGCTTGGTCTACGATAACTGCTGCCGGGTTATCATCTCTACCCTTGACCAAGAGCACAAGGGGGTTTTCCTCCGTCGATGGTTTAAGTCTAAATACCTGAAAAGGGTTCAAAAGGGAGATCTCTCTGTCCTTTAATTTAACCTTGCCGCTCTCGATAAAAAAATCTGCCACCCATTTTTTTACCGGGAAACTCCTCACTATATGATCGTCAGGAAGACCAAAAAGAGCCTCCGAGGCCTCAAAGAGGGAGATGGCCATTGTAGGCACTCTAAGGGGTTGCTGCGGCGCAAAATCTGACGGTTGATACGATCCCCTCTCTAACCTCTCATCTAACTCCACTATCTCTTCCTCTTCCGGCTCTTTTCTTAATTCCTCAGCCTTAAGTATCCTCTGCAGATCGGCCTTGTAGCTGATTATCTCCTTGTGGATATTTTCCCATCTCTTTCTTTCGTTGTCGAGCACCGCCTCCAGCTTTTGGATCCTATCCATTAATCTCTTTATCTCTTCAAAGGAAATCCTTGCCTCCTTAAGAGGCCTCTTGGTCACAATCTTCTCTTCAATGGATATCCTCTCCTCCTCAGGAGGTCTTCTGGTTACTATTCTCTCTTTTGGCACCTCTTCTTCTATTTTCAGCCTCTGAAACTCCACAGTTAACTCCCTCACTAAGGTCTTCTTATCGATCTCAAAAGAAAACCGTTCATCGGTCATTCCTTTGACGACCTTCCAAGACTTTTGCAAGAACTTTAGGGCATGGGGGGTGAGTTTACTCTCATCTAACAGAAGTTGATAGAGGACCTTTTGGATCAAGATGGCAACCGCTTTAAACTCATCCCCTCCATAAGGAAGCTTCCTTAGATCCTGGATGAGGTTGATGGCCTTGTTTATGTGCTTGGAGCTGATATCCCACTCCAAGGTCAACAATTGGGCCTCCACTTCCTCTAGCTTGTCCCGAAGCTCAGGAGAGAGTACTCTTCCCTCTTTTATCGGAGGTGCTGTGGGAGAAGGGTGAACTTCTTTAGGTTGGACGACCGGACCGGCCTGCCTCTTTTTTTCCACAAAAAGTTTATCTACGGCGCCCTCTATTTCTCTTTCCAGATCCGTTAGATCCCAACCACTATCTTTTTCGTTCATCAAAGTTGTCCTTTTGTTAAGACCTTCTTACTTACATCCTTCACTACCAATTTGCTTATCTCCCTCAGGGTCTCAAAGATGCCTGACCCTTTTAGGGCACTGGCGGAGAAAAAGGGTGCATTTAGATAAGAGTTAAGGTCCCTTTCCATTTCAGCGATAGTCAGTACAGGTATATTACTTCCCTCCAAGTCCCTCTTATTGTATTGCATGATCATGGGGATATTGGTGATGTCCAATCCCCTCTCTTTGAGATTATAGGCCAAATTTTCCAAACTCTCGATGTTCTTCTCCCTCTGCACCCGCATGGAATCAGCCACAAATACAATTCCATCGACCCCCCTCAAGACCAATTTTCTCGTAGCGTCGTAATGCACTTGTCCTGGTACAGTGTAAAGTTGCACCCTGATCTTAAAATCCCTGATACTTCCTAAATTAAGTGATAAAAAATCAAAGAAAAGGGTTCTATCTCCCTTTGTATCTATAGAGACCAAATGCCCCCTGATATCATCATTGGTGCGCTCATAGATAAACCTCAAATTGGTAGTTTTGCCCCCGAGGCCAGGGCCATAGTAGACGATCTTGCACTGAATCTCTCCCGAACTAAAATTTATGAAGGCCATAAGATATTGAGCTACTCCCCTCTGTTTCTCTCTATGATTCCCCTGAATATTTCGTGCAATTCACGTACCACTTTTTCCGTCCTCAATCTCACTAGGCCCAAAGTGGTCCGGTCGTCAAATAAGGTCACCATGATGAATTCCGTGCCGATCTTAGAAAAATGTACGTTCTCATTTTTCCCTTTGTGGAAGAGGAGGGCAAATTCATCTTCTCCTAAAAGTCTTGCTATCTCTGCAGTGGCGCCAAAATTGGCTGCGGTTAGGGCAGAGAGGGCGATGACATCCAAGGTTGAGGGGTCACCGCTGGAGGCGATGAGCTGTCCTGACCTATCGATTAAAAGGGCACAATGGGCTCCCGAACTGCTCAACATCTTGTCCAGGCCCCGCTCAATTCTGACAATGTCTTGATCGGAGATGATGATATTCATTTCCTTCCTCGTTTGCTAATTTTATGGATATCTAATTTTAGCCCACTTAGTCTCTATAGCACCTTACTGACATTCTGTAAAGAAAAAATGGCCAAAAATCGATCATTGGCCGAAAATCAAGGGCCGAGGATCTCCGGCATGACCGATTTTAGGCCAAGGACTTCTATCCTTTCCCCATACTTTTCAATTGTTAGTTTTAGGGTTGAATTTATCCTCGCATACAATTCATCCCTAGGGATCTTTACAGGGATTCTTTCCAGAGTCAGGTCGATGCAATCCTTGATTCCTTGCACAAATTCTCCCACGGGCACCTTCCCCCAGAATTTTATCTCCCCATTCTCATATTCAAATTCGGCTATAAAGGGATCGAGGAAGGGATAATCCTCCGATTTTTCCACCTGCGACCTTTTGAAACCATCTCGGAAGGAGCCTTTGCGGGTGGTCAATCCATCCACCAAGTCCTCGATCTTCTCCATCACTTCTTGCATCACCTCTATAGCCCCTTGAAGGTCCATGGCTTGAGCTATCTCCACCCTTTCGGCCCCACTTTCTAACAGGCCAGCGCGATAGACATTGAAGGTTGCACCCGTGTTCTGGGCATCGTCTATTATTTTTGTCAACATCTCCTTACCGTATATCCCCCCACCTCCTTCACCGGACATCATAGCCTCCGCAACCTCCCCTTCTTGGAAGAAGATGATCCCCCTCCCTTTGTTGTCTTTTAAAGTTATGTCGATGTACCCTGAATGTCTTTCTTTGCTTAATTTCTCTATCAACTTATCTAAACTGGTGAACTCCGTGGACAAGTCTTTATATATCGCCTCTTCCATAGATGTGCTTGCCAAAATTGTCACCATCTCCGGGGCCAATCTATGGACATTGATCCTTCCATCCTTTTGCTTGGACATGTGGATGATGTTCTCCACCGCCTCTTCCCCCCCCTTTATCGTACCCTTCGCCTCCTCGATGGCGTTAACTATCTCTCCAGCCTCTAAAAAGAGG
This Deltaproteobacteria bacterium DNA region includes the following protein-coding sequences:
- a CDS encoding PAS domain-containing protein; translation: MMKGNEKSSGAERPGPFVKEILDGIDIGVVLLDKGEKVIFANKASKEILGEKGDLLLGKRLLNLLYQGDEGQGRIKGDGQILFQKKKEGPPIKLLIFPYHDSSGRERGKVVNLQDMTQIYKMQEEILKMDRLAYLGEFSSTLAHEIRNPLAGIKTTAQALNEELGKDDHRKEYLDRIIKEIDRLNDLLRTFFSFVKPRRLNLAPCHIQDIIKEVKGLLTKEAEKTGIMIKEVYANGLPPIPLDFNQMQQVFMNLFLNALHAMPVGGELVVEVSKRNSQKGWIQIKVKDTGKGIAPEHLPKIFDPFYTTKSKGLGLGLSITHKIVEGHGGKIAVESYLGKGSTFIIKLPMAMENGDQT
- a CDS encoding GTPase domain-containing protein, which encodes MAFINFSSGEIQCKIVYYGPGLGGKTTNLRFIYERTNDDIRGHLVSIDTKGDRTLFFDFLSLNLGSIRDFKIRVQLYTVPGQVHYDATRKLVLRGVDGIVFVADSMRVQREKNIESLENLAYNLKERGLDITNIPMIMQYNKRDLEGSNIPVLTIAEMERDLNSYLNAPFFSASALKGSGIFETLREISKLVVKDVSKKVLTKGQL
- a CDS encoding roadblock/LC7 domain-containing protein codes for the protein MNIIISDQDIVRIERGLDKMLSSSGAHCALLIDRSGQLIASSGDPSTLDVIALSALTAANFGATAEIARLLGEDEFALLFHKGKNENVHFSKIGTEFIMVTLFDDRTTLGLVRLRTEKVVRELHEIFRGIIERNRGE